In Salmo salar chromosome ssa03, Ssal_v3.1, whole genome shotgun sequence, a single genomic region encodes these proteins:
- the agfg1b gene encoding arf-GAP domain and FG repeat-containing protein 1b isoform X1, translating to MATSAKRKQEETHLKMLREMTSQPPNRKCFDCDQRGPTYANMTVGSFVCTTCSGILRGLNPPHRVKSISMTTFTLQEIEFLQKHTNEVCKYIWLGLYDDKTLVVPDFRQPQKVKEFLQEKYEKKRWYVPPDQARTVAMAQASKSGSSASSTASTPEVQPLKTLQLNKTPPTRQSPMVVRSLAHPIVQEKKFDLLTDLGGDIFAALPSQAASNANFANFANFPSQSGRGVPVPSVAGAVPAQSQLGTSAEDRYAALAELDNELSSSAPTGSSVQGESRNMFGAVLGTSPAQTVLPNMHVQQGFGAVSSNNPFVAAAPDMATNPFQTNGIAPAAASFGTGSMSMPAGFGNASSYCLPTSFSGTFQQPFPGQAPCPYPQPGAYQPQQPNGPGGYTVYGQTKSSMTPFGQPMAGPGMTKNPFMAGAPAGSYPSGSSNTNPFL from the exons ATGGCGACGAGTGCGAAGCGAAAACAAGAGGAGACGCATCTTAAGATGCTTCGGGAAATGACTAGCCAGCCCCCGAATAGGAAGTGCTTTGATTGCGACCAGCGCGGCCCGACTTATGCCAACATGACAGTGGGTTCCTTCGTCTGTACCACCTGTTCTGGCATCCT aaGAGGCCTGAATCCCCCCCACAGAGTGAAGTCCATCTCTATGACCACCTTCACACTACAGGAAATTGAATTCTTACAGAAACACACCAACGAG GTTTGTAAATACATCTGGTTGGGTCTGTACGATGACAAGACATTGGTTGTTCCAGACTTCCGCCAACCACAGAAAGTAAAAGAATTCCTCCAGGAAAAATATGAGAAGAAAAGATG GTACGTCCCTCCAGACCAGGCGAGGACGGTAGCCATGGCCCAGGCCTCCAAGTCGGGCTCCTCAGCCAGCAGCACAGCCAGCACCCCGGAGGTCCAGCCCCTGAAAACCCTGCAGCTCAACAAGACCCCCCCAACACGTCAA TCCCCGATGGTGGTTCGCTCCCTGGCCCATCCCATAGTTCAGGAGAAGAAGTTTGACCTCCTTACGGACCTGGGTGGAGACATCTTTGCCGCTCTGCCCTCTCAGGCTGCCAGCAACGCCAATTTTGCCAACTTTGCGAATTTCCCCAGTCAATCAG gGCGAGGTGTCCCAGTGCCGTCAGTGGCTGGTGCTGTACCGGCCCAGTCCCAGCTGGGCACCTCGGCAGAGGACCGCTACGCTGCTCTGGCTGAGCTGGACAACGAGCTGAGCTCCTCTGCCCCTACAGGGAGTAGTGTCCAGGG TGAATCTAGGAATATGTTTGGAGCTGTGTTGGGAACCTCGCCTGCCCAGACAGTCTTACCCAACATGCATGTGCAGCAAGGCTTTGGAG CCGTCTCGTCCAATAACCCATTTGTTGCTGCTGCTCCGGATATGGCCACCAACCCCTTCCAGACCAATGGTATAGCGCCGGCcgcag CCTCATTTGGCACAGGCTCTATGAGTATGCCTGCTGGCTTTGGGAATGCCTCCTCTTACTGCCTCCCGACCAGTTTTAGTGGGACCTTCCAGCAGCCCTTCCCTGGCCAGGCCCCCTGCCCTTACCCCCAGCCGGGGGCCTACCAACCCCAACAACCCAATG GCCCTGGTGGATATACAGTCTATGGACAGACCAAGTCCTCCATGACCCCCTTTGGGCAGCCCATGGCTGGTCCTGGGATGACCAAAAACCCATTTATG GCGGGAGCCCCGGCTGGATCCTACCCCTCTGGAAGCTCCAACACCAACCCCTTCCTGTAG
- the agfg1b gene encoding arf-GAP domain and FG repeat-containing protein 1b isoform X2, which yields MATSAKRKQEETHLKMLREMTSQPPNRKCFDCDQRGPTYANMTVGSFVCTTCSGILRGLNPPHRVKSISMTTFTLQEIEFLQKHTNEVCKYIWLGLYDDKTLVVPDFRQPQKVKEFLQEKYEKKRWYVPPDQARTVAMAQASKSGSSASSTASTPEVQPLKTLQLNKTPPTRQSPMVVRSLAHPIVQEKKFDLLTDLGGDIFAALPSQAASNANFANFANFPSQSGRGVPVPSVAGAVPAQSQLGTSAEDRYAALAELDNELSSSAPTGSSVQGESRNMFGAVLGTSPAQTVLPNMHVQQGFGAVSSNNPFVAAAPDMATNPFQTNGIAPAAASFGTGSMSMPAGFGNASSYCLPTSFSGTFQQPFPGQAPCPYPQPGAYQPQQPNGPGGYTVYGQTKSSMTPFGQPMAGPGMTKNPFMGSI from the exons ATGGCGACGAGTGCGAAGCGAAAACAAGAGGAGACGCATCTTAAGATGCTTCGGGAAATGACTAGCCAGCCCCCGAATAGGAAGTGCTTTGATTGCGACCAGCGCGGCCCGACTTATGCCAACATGACAGTGGGTTCCTTCGTCTGTACCACCTGTTCTGGCATCCT aaGAGGCCTGAATCCCCCCCACAGAGTGAAGTCCATCTCTATGACCACCTTCACACTACAGGAAATTGAATTCTTACAGAAACACACCAACGAG GTTTGTAAATACATCTGGTTGGGTCTGTACGATGACAAGACATTGGTTGTTCCAGACTTCCGCCAACCACAGAAAGTAAAAGAATTCCTCCAGGAAAAATATGAGAAGAAAAGATG GTACGTCCCTCCAGACCAGGCGAGGACGGTAGCCATGGCCCAGGCCTCCAAGTCGGGCTCCTCAGCCAGCAGCACAGCCAGCACCCCGGAGGTCCAGCCCCTGAAAACCCTGCAGCTCAACAAGACCCCCCCAACACGTCAA TCCCCGATGGTGGTTCGCTCCCTGGCCCATCCCATAGTTCAGGAGAAGAAGTTTGACCTCCTTACGGACCTGGGTGGAGACATCTTTGCCGCTCTGCCCTCTCAGGCTGCCAGCAACGCCAATTTTGCCAACTTTGCGAATTTCCCCAGTCAATCAG gGCGAGGTGTCCCAGTGCCGTCAGTGGCTGGTGCTGTACCGGCCCAGTCCCAGCTGGGCACCTCGGCAGAGGACCGCTACGCTGCTCTGGCTGAGCTGGACAACGAGCTGAGCTCCTCTGCCCCTACAGGGAGTAGTGTCCAGGG TGAATCTAGGAATATGTTTGGAGCTGTGTTGGGAACCTCGCCTGCCCAGACAGTCTTACCCAACATGCATGTGCAGCAAGGCTTTGGAG CCGTCTCGTCCAATAACCCATTTGTTGCTGCTGCTCCGGATATGGCCACCAACCCCTTCCAGACCAATGGTATAGCGCCGGCcgcag CCTCATTTGGCACAGGCTCTATGAGTATGCCTGCTGGCTTTGGGAATGCCTCCTCTTACTGCCTCCCGACCAGTTTTAGTGGGACCTTCCAGCAGCCCTTCCCTGGCCAGGCCCCCTGCCCTTACCCCCAGCCGGGGGCCTACCAACCCCAACAACCCAATG GCCCTGGTGGATATACAGTCTATGGACAGACCAAGTCCTCCATGACCCCCTTTGGGCAGCCCATGGCTGGTCCTGGGATGACCAAAAACCCATTTATGGGGAGTATTTAA